DNA sequence from the Armigeres subalbatus isolate Guangzhou_Male chromosome 1, GZ_Asu_2, whole genome shotgun sequence genome:
CTGGGGACGGTGAAGAATACACTGTCATCGAAACAGGGACAAAAAGAAAGCGAGCAAGGTGCAGGCCAAAACACCAGCACGCTTTTCTAGATGTTCCTGTCGTTGAACAGAGTACTCGACCCTCCCCTGGAAAATTAGCAAGTGGTGGGAAACCCCAAAAAGTTTCTCCTATGGGGTTCAAGTTTGCGGCTGGCAATTTCCCGccacttccgggaacatctaaaacccCAGCTGTTCCAGTTTTTTGCCCAGAAAGCTTACATCAGCAACAAAATCATCAGGCGGTTCAACATAACCATGTTGAGGTACCCGATAAAATTACTCTTTCTGGGATTGTGGATTTCATCTTCAATACTCTAGAAATCTCTCCCGCAGTGAGAAACATTATCAACATGATAATCTCACTGGTGAAACCCTTATTGAagcaattgatttcaaaatggcctgTTCTTGATTCAATCTTATCCCTCGATGGCTAATTTAACCAACGAGGTCGGGGATAAGATCGTagttctacagtggaactgtaggagtatttaaaaaaaaaacctggatcCGTTTAAGTTTTTAGTTCACAGCTCATGCTGTGACGCATTTGCTCttagtgaaacatggctttctccaGACAAAGTTCTCTCTTTCCACGATTTCAACATTATTCGCCTAGATCGAGGAGAtggatatggaggggtgctctTGGGGATCAACAAGCTCCACTCCTTTTACAGAATAGATCTTCCCTCGATGACAGGCACTGAGGTAGTCGCATGTCATGTCACCATACGAGGGAAAAGCTTCAGCATAGCCTCTGTGTATATACCGCCGAATGCTTCTATGCGACGCAGAGATCTTAACGAAATCTGCTCCGCTATGCCTGAGCCACGGTTGATTCTAGGAGACTTTAACTCACACGGTACGGCCTGGGGGGAACTTACCGATGACAACCGTTCTTCGTTGATTTACGACATGTGCGACTACTTCAATATGACATATTTAAATAACGGAGAAGCAACACGTGTGGCACCTTCAGGACTCGAAAGTAGAATTGACCTCTCAATCTGTTCGATTTCACTAACATTGGATTGTACGTGGaaagtaattcaagatccccatggtagtgatcacttGCCGATAGAAATCTCAATCACCAATGGATCATATCAGTCTCACCAGATTGACGTTGCGTACGACCTCACGAAACACATTGACTGGGAAGATACACCGAGGCGATCATCGTCGGTGAGCATTTGGTCGATATTCTTCCTCCGCTGGAAGAATACCAGTTTCTCTCCGGGCTAATCCTAGACAGCGCAGTTCAATCACAGCGTCGATCTATACCGGGATCTCAAATACGTCGCCGTCCGCCTTCTCCTCTTTGGTGGGATGAAGAGTGTACCAAAGTCTATCGGGAAAAGTCCAACGCGTTCAAGGACTATCGAAAGCGTGGTACTCGAGATAATTACGATCGTTATGCCTCTCTTGAACGTAAGTTTAAGAGTCTCGCGAATGCTAAGAAACGCGGTTattggcgccattttgttgaTGGTCTTTCGCGCGAAACGTCAATGAAAACACTTTGggccgtcgggagaagaatgcgtaaCGCGTCATCGATTAACGAAGATACGGAAAGTAGATACGGAAAGATACGGATCTTCGCTTTCGCCAAAAAAGTGTGTCCGGATTCCGTCCCAATTCAACGGTTAGCACGCGAAGCAACATCCGGTCAACACGAGATGGACGCCCCATTTTCGATGGTTGatttctcacttgctctcctttcatgtaataaTACCGCTCCAGGAATGGAtagaattaaattcaacttgcttaaaaacctcccagacgtcgcgaagaggcgcatGCTGAATTTATTTAATCAATTCGTGGaaagcaacattgttccggatgaatgGAGACAAGTGAGGTGATCATATCAAAAACCCGATAAACCCCTTCGGATCATAACTCGTACCGTCCAATCGCGATGTTGTCGTGTATACGGAAGCTGttagagaagatgattctcaatcGGCTCGACAGATGGGTCGAATCAAATGGCTTTCTATCAGATACTCAATTTGGATTCCCGCAGAGGCAAGGGAACGAatgactgtcttgcgttgcttactacagaaatccaactggcctattctcaaaaagaacaaatgggttcagttttcttggatattaagggggcttttgactcagtttgcgttgacgtcctttcagacaaactccacgagtgtgggcTTTCACCAATACTAAATAACTATTTGTACAACTTGTTGTCTGAGAAacatatgagtttttctcatggaaactcaacaacttcaagaattagttacatgggtctcccccagggctcatgttcaagtccccttctttacaatttttatgttaaagacatcgatggatgtcttgtggaaaattgctcgttaagacagcttgcggaTGACGCTGTTGTCTCCTTTACAGGAACAGGGGCAggcgatctgcaaggaccattgcaagatactctggacaatttgtctattTGGGCtttgaagctgggtatcgaattctctccggagaaaactgagctgATTGTCTTTTCTAGGAAGCATACGCCAGCAAAATTAAAGCTTCATCTTAGGGGTCTCAAGGCATTTTACATAAATACttaggggtctggttcgactcgaaaggcACCTGGGGAATGCACATTAGACATCTGTATCAGAAATGCCAacaaagaatcaacttcatgcggacAGTTACCGGTACATGGTGGGGAGCACACCCGGAAGATCTGATAAAGCTATATCGTACAACGATCTTGTCGGttatcgaatacggtagtttttgttttcaagCCGCCGCGAAAACTCATATATTGAAGCTCGAacgcattcaatatcgttgcCTCCGCATCGCGCTAGGCTGTATGAACTCGACTCATACAATGAGTTTAGAGGTACTCGCGGGAGTACTTCCTTTATCAGATCGCATCGCGGAAATATCGTTCAGATTCCTCATTCGGTGTGAGGTTTTAAATCCATTGGTAATTGAGAATTTTGAGAAGCTAATCGAACGAaacttccaatcaaaatttatgtCACTGTACTACTGGTACATGAGCCTGGAGATTGGCCCTTCTTCGAACGTTCCCCATCATGGTTGCTTCTTAGACTCCTCCAGTTCTTCTGTAGTTTTTGATCTGACCATGAGAGAAGAGATCCATGGAATTCCAGATCCTCTCCGAATGGAGTGTATACCACCAATTTTCACAAGTAAATACAGCCATGTCAGTTGCGTCAAAAAGTTTTTCACCGACGggtcaaaaataaatgaatccaCTGGATTTGGTGTCTTCAACGAATTGCATAGCGCCGCTCGAAAACTTCAAAATCCTTGTTCCGTATATGTTGCAGaattagcagctatacactacgcATTAGAGCGAATTGCCTCTCTTCCCTCTGATCAATACTTCATTTTTACGGATAGTCTCAGCTCAATAGAGGCTATACGTTCAATGAAACCAGTACAGCACTCACCGTATTTCCTGAGCGAAATACGATCCATATTGAGTGCTCTATCGAATCGCTTTTACACTATCACTTTGGTATGGGTCCCTTCACATTGCTCGATTCCGGGTAATGAGAGGCGGACTCACTTgccaaggtgggcgctatggaaggtgatatatacgagcgtcaaatcacctttaacgatttttttttcaatttctcgtcAACAGGCCTTGCTCAGTTGGCAACGAAAATGGGATGAAGGAGATTTGGGTAGGTGGTTACATTCCATTCACCTTAGCCGAGACTTTATTAAGGtaatgtgtcgtctaatgtccaaccaCTACTCACTAAACGCGCATTCCTATCGAGTAGGGCTCGCAGACAGCAATCGATGCGGTTGTGGGGCAGGCTATCAGGACATCAATCACGTTGTCTGGAACTGCCCCGAATACGGTATTGCCAGGTCCGATTTATATGCATCCCTCCGGGCCCGAGGGAAACCAGAAAATGAGGACATTAGAGATGTGTTGGGAAAGCTTGATATTGACTACATGGCCCTTGTTCACAATTTTTGAAGCGCATCAACGTCATTGTTTGATTCCCTCTCCCCCATTCGTAGGGCCATGTCCACCTTGTATTCTCCCTCCCGCTCGGTAGAAACGTTTTGCTTGTATCATTGCAGTTTGTCCCTGTTCTGAACCACACCAATCATCATGGGAAGACTGCATCAACGCTACCTACGGACACCAAtataatcccaagccccaatcccatccaattttttttgtatgtactccttaacctcgactaagccgcgagtttttcggctccccaaaactaacataagaacataagaagCAAAAGatgaaattgtaataaaatttcaattgactttcggctccgttatgccttCGAGCGCTTGAGCCTTCAAATAAAcgctaattaaaaaaaaaaaaaatcgtatttaacaaaaatgaaacaaccccccaccccctattgcgttacgtaatatttgaacagacccagtataccataaaattgaaatatttcattttggtaattgtgtttactgtCGGCGTGGTATTTTTTGTTTCACCTCTTTTGAAAAAAGAATCCCGTTTATGCGTATAATACACAGCCAGGCTATAGCcatccctatctaactcccttagcccaaaaatagccaccatgtcccgggcacagtgtgcagatagaccactgtcagttgcatgagatgtcaacaatcgtcaacaacaccaatgattgtagcttgataattgaaaatatccacaacaataaaagagcaggatttatttttaaattctgctcaagcttttcacgATGAAATAAAAGACTaattgttgttctccatgtaagtaaaatcaaaattgatcatgcagataagttttgaatgaattaaactcattagtcatatttaattAATATTCCCGATTAAAGTTGAATATTGAGgaaagctgaatttggatgttttatgatattaggcttttttagatttgacgtacgttgctcggcgttggtgttggtgttggctacgctaaagatgagctcttagcataggGCTGTGTACAGCcctatgctaagagctcatctttagcgtagccaacaccaacaccaacgccgagcaacgtacgtcaaatctaaaaaagcttaatatcataaaacatccaaattcagctttcttcaatattcaactttaatcgggaatattaattaaatatgactaatgagtttaattcattcaaaacttatctgcatgatcaattttgattttacttacatggagaacaacaattAGTCTTTTATTTCATcgtgaaaagcttgagcagaatttaaaaataaatcctgctcttttattgttgtggatattttcaattatcaagctacaatcattggtgttgttgacgattgttgacatctcatgcaactgacagtggtctatctgcacactgtgcccgggacatggtggctatttttgggctaagggagttagatagggatgGCTATAGCCTGATAATACATATCAAGCAtaattctagagtgctttgaaaataggtcgtatgtgcaaaagagagtttctctttggatctattctctttcgattattaagaaactatacaaaagtttacttagaatttcttggcagatatccaaagacaatagctttgtctattATGCTGAAGTGGAATCgtagcaaaacatgcaaaactagccgatttattagcgaaagagagcgtgatcaaagagaatctctcttttgcacatacgacctattctcaaagcaatctagaatttttcataacgacgtatgtaacaattatgaggattcgagaaatcctttgcagaaagtaggcaaaactttttctagaactgttttaaaactaaatcttttttcaatactttttttccgctggcatgcgtcacataataagcgtgcttcacatcaaatctcagttcattcaaattcactgtgaaaaacgataaaattatacatacgcACGCACGTCTGTGTACATTGGTCGGCTTTCTATaatgcacgattgacgcaactacagttttgttttgctttttttgatACATAGGTCactcttagttcccatatgttaaaacgacgtatgtaacagtgagacttcaaaaatagatttttttacatacgtcgattcgtaaaaagattgaattaaagaattttaagatcttaaatcagtaaaatcgatgcgtataatataaagccgcgtgtgattgtcacgttgtattaaaacCTCGTTtagtttacttttgttacatacgtcgttatgaaaaattatgcttgatatgTCGTTTATGTTTTCAgtgttttcaagaaaaaaaatttaaaaaaagacttatctgcttttgtaaacaaagattcaaacgacggtttgacgaatctgagctctcccacgcaaactaacaccatcaatagaccagtgcaggagttcatcaaattcactcactcgatggattttgacatttgagcgggtcgtcttctcgaacaaaagttcattttccgttcattatgcgacccgctcaaacgtcataatttcttgggggagttcattttgcgttagtctataggtaggtgaaggtttccgctacctgttgatggtgttggtctgtgtgggagagctatcagaatcgtcaaatcgtcgtttgaatctttgtttacaaaagcagataagtcgttttgaaaattttgtcttgttttattttatacaaaagagggatgtcgtaaaatcccaattagtaactaatcgattactatcGATTcttatcgattattgaatcgattaatcgctggatagtaatcgattcaaaattgatCGATTATCACACCGATGAATCAATTATTAATCGAAGtattcgattaatttgcgaaatcTCTTAGAGATATCGTAAAATCCCCAATTATCATtaagtaactaatcgattactctcggttcttgtcgattattgaattgattaatcgttgggtataCCAGAGGGTATACCCAAATGACTAttgtaatcgattcaaaattagtcGATTATCActacgatgaatcgattaatcgaagtaaactataaggcattttatgagacagatcgaaacagctgtttttctcgtgtttatctactttgacaattagtgggagcccgtttgtttggtaatttcgcgccgaacattccgatgggtcccatcatcaattctgcctgttttacttttcgtctACCAGGGTTTTAGAACAtagtttttcatatgattcttaaaatgtatcgttagataattcataccattgcattctaagcatgaaatgctgaagaaaacactaatgaaaagtaaaacgttacaaacattattttgtgttcggacctaacggaatgttcacgcagaatcataccaaaacaaaacattagaagtaaataaacgggccaccgcgaaacgtctcataaaatgccttattaattaggctttcagcgatcgtgtacgtacacgcacgtttcactcacacttttactcggtttgtttgcaaccacgagcagctgtcacggcaaaatcaaatgggattgtttgcaaccacgaacctgcgttcgtgttggtgagaaatgtcggcgagaccctaattagCGACATCTCTACACACATCTGTCAAATAATAGCATCTGTTGCATCAACTGTAGAAGAATTCGCGCattattttgttcaatattttaaatatcTTTTATCGAGAATGACAAACTTTCAAAGGCAATGTATTACCGAGCATTTAAAAGCTGAAGAAAAAGTGAGAATTTACATTAATGTACTGTTTTcgattattcattttttttttaatttcaggaTGAGGGAGATGCTCTCCATGAATTCACTCCAGCGCGATTGCAGACCCTGCTGAAATACTTCCGCATCATTCCgggttttctgaaaaatcctgCCAACTATCCACGCACCCTGAATCTCATAGCCAATGACCTGAACGAATCGACATTCCAAAAATCCGCCACCGAAATCCTACACGCCATCGAACACTGGAAGACTCGGGTTGGTCTGCTGACGGCAGATCCGTCGGAACCAGCTCGCCCAACGGACCGGGAACTGCAACGGTTGCTCATGGCCCTGGAAACCCGTCTGACACATTCCCAAATTACGCTAATATTGCAACACATGGAAGTGGTGGGCAGTGATGCGGATGGCCTTTGGGCTACTATTGCGGTGGAGATGCGCGCTTTGAAGCATCCGCCTCGTCCGGAAGTTTACTGGCGACGGGGATTTGAGGAGTGGTGCAGCAATGCGAGGGATCAATTTCGGGACGATCCGGAAGCGGTGACGGCATTGCAGCAGAGGTTCATTGATTTTGCCGGTGAGCAAGTTGAGCTGGCCGACAATGGAAGTGGGCCGGAAGTGGACGCCTTGGAGCTGGTGATGAACCACTGCCGGACTTGTTTAAAAATGCTCAGGGCAGCCGATCCGAAGGCGTACCTGTTTGAAGCGGCCGGGACAGAGACTACACTGGCCGATAAGATTAATGTTTGCTTTGGGACGGAGATGGGATTGGAGGAGCGATTGCCAAAGTACGTTTGCCGAAAATGTGTGGAAAAGGTGGAGGGGGCGTATGCGTTGAAAATGCAGATCGACCGTACCGGTGAGGAGTTGCAGAACTTGATTGGGGAGTATAGAAAGACGAATACCGTGGTTGAGGCAGATATGAAAAATGAGCATTGCGAAGAGATTGTCGCGCTAGAATTTTTGGAAGAGCATGCAGAGATGATGGAGGAAAAATATGTTGAACCTTTGGAGGAAGAAGTACCTGCAGAGGACAATATCTTGTATAATTGGGAAGAGGTgtatgataatgaaatgattgtTGGTCAAGAGGAGCACGAAGATGTGAGCGAGACGCATGAAGCTGAGTGTTCTGATGTAGTATTGGATGGCGAAGAGGATTATCTGGAAGCTGATGAGGAGGAAACATATGTCAATCAGGAATCGAAAAAGAGGTTAGTTACAATAGAATTTCTTATCTCCAGTTTAAATCCAGAGAGCTTCAtttgttttctaaaaaataatcaaaaattcatttgcaACTTCAGATAACTAACTTCGTACCAACATGCATTTCCCCCCTATTTTAGGAAAcctaaatcaaagaaaaaagcGCCACGCAAAAATCTAGCCGACTTGAACGACAAGTTCTATCCGTGCCCAGAATGTAAAGTTATCCTGCGAACGTACGAGCTTTGGAAGGCACATAGAGCTCGACATGTTGAAGAAAAACGGTATACCTGTAAGGTCTGCTCCAAGCAATTCCGTTCCTCTACGACTTTAAGAATTCATCAGCGAACACACACCAATGAACGCCCCTACGTTTGTGAGGTAGGTACCGCTGCTCGCCTTCCATAGTTTCCTTCTTCCTATGTGCCGTTGCGTGGAAACTAATAAGTGCCTTACGTCTATTCTTCAGATCTGTAGTAAAAGCTTTGTTCAAAGCACAAACCTAGTCTATCACATGAAAGTTCACAGAGACATTAGAAATTATCCTTGCGATCAGTGCGCGTATAAAGCTCGCAACAAAAACGATCTAAATCTTCACAAGCGCACCCACTCAGGGGCTCGTCCATATGTTTGTGTGCATTGTGAATGTCCATTCACCACTTCCAGCAACCTTAGCAAGCATATCAGGCGACGGCACATGGGCGAGAAGAAGTTCCAGGTCAGTAGAGGTTCTTAACAgtcaaatattttggttttcTCTTACTAGGTGTGCAGTAAAGCTTTCCGAACATACAGCCAGCTAAAGGCTCACGGTTTCGTGCATAACCCGGCAGATCGTCCGGTGCAGTGCGAGTACTGTTCTTATCGGACGAGCACTAAATCGTCACTGTCTATTCATATGAAGTCGCACTTGAACGCTCGGCCTTATGTTTGCGCGTATTGCAAAACGGGATTCCGAACGTCCAGCAATATGCACAAACACGTTCGTAATATGCACGAAAGCAAGCGATCATTTGAGGTATCTTTTTTATGCTCAGTATGCGCCTGAATTGatgaaatttcttttcattttgcTTTTTTCATTGAATCTGATTGGGATTTTTCCTCTATCTCTCCATAACAGTGCAAAGAATGTGAAAAGACATTCACTACCAAGGAAACGGCCCAGAAGCACATGGTGAGGCACACTGGCAAGAAACCGTATTCCTGTCCGGAGTGTTCTTCCACGTACGGGTGGTACAATGGACTGCAAAAGCACATGAAGTCCATGCATCCGGGGGTGTCGATCCCCACTGAGAAAACCATGATTGTGGCCTCACTGGCGGCAGCTGATGTGGATCAATCGCAGGAAGGAGTAGACGAATGAGATTGTAGGTAAGAGAATAAATAGATGCATGATTGACTGGTAGGTCAAACTTTTATTGTTTCTAGAACTTCCGATGTCATTTAAAAATCGGGTACAACGTGTATCTTTCCTCACCGAAAGTTGATACATTCTTCTCGCGATAATAAGACGCCAAGCCTTCTCTTGATTCAGTTGCGTCTTTTCAACGACTGATAGAATAGTCTACAACGTCGTTGATCGACGCTGGACACAATTATTCGTACGTGCACTGAGCAATCTCAAGGCTGcccaatagggtggctcaaattactatgggaaaaactttgttcaatttttttgatgggccgtcctcttattcggttctatttgatgccctgatgctctggacaaaatttcagccaaatcggtcaacgtttgggcggtgctaaactcgttggaagtttaaatgcagaaacatccaaaaacagtaaattgcagctggactacaaaactaacgatgaagaactatgatactcattcagatcttggagaatttgtTGTGATCATAGTAGTTCAGTAATTCGCGTCGCTATGGACTTGTTATTAGTAGCTAaggtttcaataaaaaatttcaTTCCATTGTAAGTGTTCAACCTAACAAGTTGTGTTAGTCTTTTGCTCtgcaataggttatgggcccagcaaTTGGACCATGACCGgagccgttttgaaaaagtttaatttaaaataaagaaACTCATCAAGAAACTTTATCAAATTGAAGTATTCGCAAACTGAAGCTGAGATGTCGCACCCTGACAACGAAGTCCAGCAGAATGGAAGGACCGCAGCTGAAGCAAGAAGCGTTCGTGTTGGCGGAGGTTCCATTGGATTGCCGGCAATCGAGAAGTTACGAGGTAGGGAGAATTATACGACATGGGCGTTTGCGATGCGGATGATTTTGATCCGTGAAGGATGCTGGGAAGCCGTGAATGCGGGAACCGTAGCAGCTCAAGCTGCAGTACCGGACGATTTGAAGCAACGTGCGCTGGCAACAATCTGTTTGAGTTTGGAGAGCTATAACTATAGCTTGGTGCTGGATGCGAGCGATGCACGAGGTGCGTGGAAGAAACTGGAAGCGGCATTCCAAGACAGCGGCCTGAACAGAAAAATTGGGTTGCTAAGAAAATTCACTTCGATACGTCTTGTCAACAGTCCAAGTGTCGAGGCCTACGTCGATGAGCTGATGAGTACGAGCCACAAGCTAGCGTCGGTAGGATTTAAAGTGGATGATTCCTGGTTGGCCGCAATGCTTCTGATGGGTTTGCCGGAAAATTATGAGCCTATGATAATGGGCCTCGAGGCGTCTGGCGTTGCACTAACGGCTGATGCAGTGAAATCCAAAATACTGCAAGATGTGAAGATCGAACGAGGCGCTATCAGTTGCAGCAAAGAAGAGGCGTTCTACAGCAAGCATGTACCAAAATCCGGTAAGTCAATGGCAACAAAGCATAAAGTCACCGAGAAAACGTGTTTCAACTGCAAAAAACCGGGACATTTCGCTGCAAAGTGCCAGGAGAAGCAGCCGCAAACGAAGCCAAACAAGCACAAAGgtctttgttcaatttttgccATGGGAAACGTGAACATCAGTGAATGGTATTTTGATTCCGGTGCCACTTGCCACATGGCACGGCCGGATCAAAAGTTCATTGGTGAAATGCGGATGGAACACAAGGTTGGAACAGCGAACAACACCAGTATGAAGGCTGTAGCAAAGGGTTCCGTTGTGCTAGATAGCAACGATGGTCGGATCGATATCAGTGAAGTTCTAAAAATCCCCGATCTAGCCACCAACTTATTATCAGTGAGTGCAATCTGCAAAAAGGGAAATACTGTCATTTTCTCTAAGGAGAAATGCGAAGTTTGGGATGATGATGGTGATCTGGTCGTCAGCGGTGTCGAAATAGATGGCTTATACAAAGTGAATCGTCCAGAAAAATCGTTTTTGGCCGGCAGCATAGAGCTTTGGCATCGACGTTTGGGACATCTTCATGAAGGCGGCCTAAAGAAGTTGAAAGATATTGCGAATGGAATCGATTTTCAGAACGGGTCTCTAGCTGATTGTATTGCTTGTCTGGAAGGTAAACATGTGAGGCGTTCGTTCTCAAGCAGCGAATCAAGAGCTGAAGAGCTTTTGGAGCTGGTACACTCCGACCTCTGCGGTCCAGTAGAGGTTCCATCGTTGGGAGGAAGCCGTTATTTTATTACGTTCCTAGACGATGCAAGCAGGCGGGTGATGGTTAAGTCATTCAAGGCCAAAGCAGAGAGACAAAGTGGTAAAAAGCTAAAAATCTTGCGTACAGACAACGGAACGGAATATGTGAACGCAGATTTTCGGAAGCTTCTGGAGTCGGAAGGAATTCGTCATCAAGTATCATGCCCGTACACGCCCGAGCAAAACGGAGCAGCAGAGCGGATGAACCGCACACTGGTGAAAAAGGCGCGGTGCATGCTGAACGATGCGAAGCTAGATAAGAAATTTTGGGCAGAAGCTATTTCAACCTCTGCCTATGTGGTGAATCGATGTC
Encoded proteins:
- the LOC134206236 gene encoding zinc finger and SCAN domain-containing protein 21-like isoform X1 produces the protein MTNFQRQCITEHLKAEEKDEGDALHEFTPARLQTLLKYFRIIPGFLKNPANYPRTLNLIANDLNESTFQKSATEILHAIEHWKTRVGLLTADPSEPARPTDRELQRLLMALETRLTHSQITLILQHMEVVGSDADGLWATIAVEMRALKHPPRPEVYWRRGFEEWCSNARDQFRDDPEAVTALQQRFIDFAGEQVELADNGSGPEVDALELVMNHCRTCLKMLRAADPKAYLFEAAGTETTLADKINVCFGTEMGLEERLPKYVCRKCVEKVEGAYALKMQIDRTGEELQNLIGEYRKTNTVVEADMKNEHCEEIVALEFLEEHAEMMEEKYVEPLEEEVPAEDNILYNWEEVYDNEMIVGQEEHEDVSETHEAECSDVVLDGEEDYLEADEEETYVNQESKKRKPKSKKKAPRKNLADLNDKFYPCPECKVILRTYELWKAHRARHVEEKRYTCKVCSKQFRSSTTLRIHQRTHTNERPYVCEVCSKAFRTYSQLKAHGFVHNPADRPVQCEYCSYRTSTKSSLSIHMKSHLNARPYVCAYCKTGFRTSSNMHKHVRNMHESKRSFECKECEKTFTTKETAQKHMVRHTGKKPYSCPECSSTYGWYNGLQKHMKSMHPGVSIPTEKTMIVASLAAADVDQSQEGVDE
- the LOC134206236 gene encoding zinc finger and SCAN domain-containing protein 21-like isoform X2; amino-acid sequence: MTNFQRQCITEHLKAEEKDEGDALHEFTPARLQTLLKYFRIIPGFLKNPANYPRTLNLIANDLNESTFQKSATEILHAIEHWKTRVGLLTADPSEPARPTDRELQRLLMALETRLTHSQITLILQHMEVVGSDADGLWATIAVEMRALKHPPRPEVYWRRGFEEWCSNARDQFRDDPEAVTALQQRFIDFAGEQVELADNGSGPEVDALELVMNHCRTCLKMLRAADPKAYLFEAAGTETTLADKINVCFGTEMGLEERLPKYVCRKCVEKVEGAYALKMQIDRTGEELQNLIGEYRKTNTVVEADMKNEHCEEIVALEFLEEHAEMMEEKYVEPLEEEVPAEDNILYNWEEVYDNEMIVGQEEHEDVSETHEAECSDVVLDGEEDYLEADEEETYVNQESKKRKPKSKKKAPRKNLADLNDKFYPCPECKVILRTYELWKAHRARHVEEKRYTCKVCSKQFRSSTTLRIHQRTHTNERPYVCEICSKSFVQSTNLVYHMKVHRDIRNYPCDQCAYKARNKNDLNLHKRTHSGARPYVCVHCECPFTTSSNLSKHIRRRHMGEKKFQCKECEKTFTTKETAQKHMVRHTGKKPYSCPECSSTYGWYNGLQKHMKSMHPGVSIPTEKTMIVASLAAADVDQSQEGVDE